The following are encoded together in the Candidatus Fermentibacter sp. genome:
- a CDS encoding transglutaminase-like domain-containing protein, giving the protein MAMMSILFLILSGTVTPGEAAADLADNSPACDLVPAYSGIMADNVGTALMARDSMPWGGLIPDSIFLRYVLPVRVSQEPLTAWRPAFFDSLAPVVADAGGIAEAAVRVMAWCDEKTVFLQTQRRDQSPLVTLSSGAGRCEELTILQMDALRAVSIPCRQVYTPWWTVCDNNHAWTEVWTPAGWISTESGSAVDSLTQPTWFEANASRAALVVAVTQDSVPGAIVQRGHGCLVNVTSDYAPTGSLGISGSFGGPVYVSIVNWGALRPLVRLGRGIDRIDLGPGSYMLTWGWPIVSAVVEVPEGDSVTVTPEMGSPLPGLALLNQEAEQ; this is encoded by the coding sequence ATGGCCATGATGTCCATCCTGTTCCTGATCCTGTCCGGTACCGTGACGCCCGGGGAGGCCGCGGCAGACCTCGCGGACAACTCTCCGGCCTGCGACCTCGTGCCGGCCTATTCCGGCATCATGGCCGACAACGTCGGCACGGCCCTCATGGCGCGCGACAGCATGCCGTGGGGCGGCCTGATCCCCGACTCGATATTCCTGAGGTACGTGCTGCCGGTGCGCGTGAGCCAGGAGCCTCTCACGGCGTGGCGCCCCGCCTTCTTCGACTCGCTCGCGCCGGTCGTGGCCGATGCCGGCGGCATAGCAGAGGCCGCGGTGCGCGTGATGGCCTGGTGCGACGAGAAGACGGTCTTCCTGCAGACGCAGAGGCGTGACCAGTCGCCCCTGGTCACGCTCTCGAGCGGCGCAGGGCGATGCGAGGAGCTCACGATCCTGCAGATGGACGCCCTCAGGGCGGTGAGCATCCCCTGCCGCCAGGTCTACACGCCCTGGTGGACGGTGTGCGACAACAACCACGCCTGGACCGAGGTCTGGACGCCCGCGGGCTGGATCTCGACGGAGTCGGGCTCGGCGGTGGACTCCCTCACGCAGCCGACCTGGTTCGAGGCCAATGCCTCCAGGGCCGCCCTCGTGGTGGCCGTGACCCAGGATTCGGTGCCCGGAGCCATCGTACAGCGCGGGCACGGATGCCTGGTCAATGTCACGTCCGACTACGCGCCCACGGGCAGCCTGGGGATAAGCGGCTCCTTCGGGGGGCCGGTGTACGTATCCATCGTCAACTGGGGCGCCCTGCGGCCGCTGGTGCGCCTCGGCCGGGGCATCGACCGGATCGACCTCGGGCCGGGATCCTACATGCTGACATGGGGATGGCCGATCGTGTCCGCGGTGGTGGAGGTTCCGGAGGGAGACTCGGTGACGGTCACCCCGGAGATGGGCTCGCCCCTGCCGGGGCTGGCCCTTCTGAACCAGGAGGCGGAACAGTGA
- a CDS encoding 6-bladed beta-propeller, with translation MKPRAGAFVAVCSALLASCGGGGGDVAGEAGPVRLAVVDSIGVELGDSNYVFGSIMSIEAGPDGLLYVLDRGRGRVMVYDSSGTFVRQIASPGSGPGELLNPLSMAVLGDGRITVCAAFNGGMYTYGPDGTWEGLTTSFTSNPPMLMEGADSDAYVALKLDIDVDDSGGLTQRVRIGRFEQGEEPTACYHDATSPFDPTDLTSLMRESYLGYVYGASADGTVAVARRASAEYGVDLFASDGTPLAVLEGVPEQVPKTEEEIADEKAFIESLLSSMGVSGVIIEYEPDPFREQVIGVGFDGSGRVWVQRGTSDTPLFDVWSRAGELLFTAEVDSPGSDLFVWEVEFGPETMYAYSMDPESYQKVYVIPLPD, from the coding sequence ATGAAACCTCGAGCGGGTGCTTTCGTCGCCGTGTGTTCCGCGCTGCTTGCCTCCTGCGGGGGGGGCGGGGGAGACGTTGCCGGGGAAGCCGGCCCCGTGCGGCTGGCCGTCGTGGACTCGATAGGGGTCGAGCTGGGCGACTCCAACTACGTCTTCGGATCCATCATGAGCATCGAGGCAGGACCCGACGGCCTCCTGTACGTCCTGGACAGGGGGCGCGGCAGGGTGATGGTGTACGATTCCTCGGGCACCTTCGTCAGGCAGATCGCTAGCCCGGGCTCGGGCCCCGGAGAGCTGCTGAACCCGCTTTCCATGGCGGTCCTGGGCGACGGGCGCATAACGGTCTGTGCCGCCTTCAACGGCGGGATGTACACGTACGGGCCCGACGGGACCTGGGAGGGCCTTACCACATCCTTCACCAGCAATCCTCCCATGCTGATGGAGGGGGCGGACTCGGACGCATACGTCGCCCTCAAGCTAGACATCGACGTCGACGATTCCGGCGGTCTCACCCAGAGGGTGCGCATCGGCAGGTTCGAGCAGGGAGAAGAACCCACCGCATGCTATCACGACGCCACCTCGCCCTTCGATCCCACGGACCTGACTTCGCTCATGCGGGAATCCTACCTCGGGTATGTCTACGGCGCGTCCGCGGACGGAACGGTGGCCGTGGCCAGAAGGGCGAGTGCGGAGTACGGGGTGGATCTCTTCGCGAGCGATGGCACCCCCCTGGCGGTGCTCGAGGGGGTGCCGGAGCAGGTCCCCAAGACCGAGGAAGAGATCGCCGACGAGAAGGCATTCATCGAATCCCTCCTGAGCAGCATGGGGGTCAGCGGGGTCATAATCGAGTACGAACCGGACCCCTTCAGGGAGCAGGTTATCGGGGTCGGCTTCGACGGATCCGGAAGGGTCTGGGTCCAGCGCGGCACCAGTGACACTCCCCTGTTCGACGTCTGGAGCCGGGCCGGAGAACTCCTCTTCACCGCCGAGGTCGACTCGCCCGGATCGGACCTCTTCGTCTGGGAGGTCGAGTTCGGCCCGGAGACCATGTACGCCTATTCGATGGATCCCGAATCCTACCAGAAGGTCTACGTTATCCCCCTGCCCGACTAG
- a CDS encoding coenzyme F420-0:L-glutamate ligase produces the protein MKQREIVVRGGRFSRTPVRTGLILAGVDLVAAISEGLAREGLSPGPEDVLFVSEKAVGASQGRYFLLDEGKLVARPLARLLSRFVTKTPAGIGLGMPETMECALREVGVPRILLAAAVSAFTRLFGRRGDFYRIAGPLARSIDGPTSGTIPPFDRAVSLAPLEPDRVAERLGRAFACRAAVVDINDLGGNVLGCWPADMDRALIVEALSDNPLGQGCEGTPVGILSCRPT, from the coding sequence ATGAAGCAGCGGGAGATCGTCGTCCGCGGAGGGCGTTTTTCCAGGACGCCGGTTCGCACCGGGCTCATCCTCGCAGGGGTGGACCTGGTTGCCGCCATATCGGAAGGTCTTGCACGCGAGGGCCTCTCCCCGGGCCCGGAGGATGTGCTCTTCGTCAGCGAGAAGGCCGTGGGCGCCAGCCAGGGAAGGTACTTCCTGCTCGACGAGGGGAAGCTCGTGGCCAGGCCCCTTGCCCGTCTGCTGTCGCGGTTCGTCACGAAGACTCCGGCCGGCATCGGGCTGGGCATGCCCGAAACCATGGAATGCGCGCTGCGCGAGGTGGGTGTTCCCAGGATCCTGCTGGCCGCCGCGGTTTCCGCCTTCACCAGACTCTTCGGGCGCAGGGGCGACTTCTACAGGATCGCCGGCCCGCTCGCGCGCTCGATAGACGGACCCACCAGTGGAACCATCCCGCCTTTCGACAGGGCCGTCAGCCTCGCGCCTCTGGAGCCGGACCGCGTGGCCGAGAGGCTCGGCAGGGCCTTCGCGTGCCGGGCCGCCGTGGTCGACATCAACGATCTCGGGGGGAACGTGCTGGGATGCTGGCCGGCGGACATGGACAGGGCCCTGATCGTGGAGGCCCTCTCGGACAATCCTCTTGGTCAGGGGTGCGAGGGCACCCCCGTCGGCATCCTCAGTTGTCGTCCGACTTGA
- a CDS encoding phage holin family protein, producing MKKFVIAWAVASASLYLVSLLLGPDMEFEGILPVVWTALLLGLLNAIVAPVVKLLTCPVYLLTLGLFRFVVSAAFLLIARSVVHGFWISGFWWALLASVLISLATTLIGSIIKSDDN from the coding sequence ATGAAGAAGTTCGTCATCGCCTGGGCGGTAGCGTCGGCCAGCCTGTATCTGGTGTCGCTCCTGCTCGGCCCCGACATGGAGTTCGAGGGAATACTGCCCGTGGTATGGACGGCCCTGCTGCTGGGCCTCCTGAACGCCATAGTCGCGCCCGTCGTGAAACTTCTGACGTGCCCGGTGTACCTGCTGACGCTCGGCCTGTTCAGGTTCGTGGTGAGCGCGGCCTTCCTGCTAATCGCGCGGTCGGTGGTGCACGGGTTCTGGATATCCGGGTTCTGGTGGGCCCTCCTGGCCTCGGTTCTCATCTCCCTGGCCACCACCCTCATCGGGTCCATCATCAAGTCGGACGACAACTGA
- a CDS encoding transglutaminase-like domain-containing protein, producing the protein MILLAAVLSVLTPEARDSLLAETPGNAVFWSEALSSGRGEMLSCMEELFSTIPRLDRLEMNSEALMDHVIGALDSRDSWVDSMPDSLFMDFLLQYRFDDEPVTAYRTPLMTHWNARLADSDTTLAAVVERVRWSIGTMRVRQPDIMGGVAGPRDVLASGGGTPVELRVLLGSSLRSLGIPVRAVLGWFQGTAGREGGWLEYWDGAGWIPVPLPSDSLPAGFDGLSLAVAGDEYVTSELVPTGTISFSPVEGPSDSLLLAVSIPCPGRYVPLDWVELDPSLPCSIEVGEGSYMVHLSRRLPTGGVRFASAPAGVTAGGVFEMRLADMELEL; encoded by the coding sequence GTGATACTTCTCGCAGCAGTCCTGTCCGTCCTGACCCCCGAGGCGCGCGACAGCCTCCTGGCCGAGACGCCGGGGAACGCCGTATTCTGGTCGGAGGCGCTCTCTTCCGGGCGCGGAGAGATGCTCTCCTGCATGGAGGAGCTCTTCTCGACCATCCCGAGGCTCGACAGGCTCGAGATGAACTCGGAGGCGCTGATGGACCACGTCATCGGCGCTCTCGACTCCCGCGACTCCTGGGTCGACTCGATGCCCGACAGCCTGTTCATGGATTTCCTGCTGCAGTACAGGTTCGACGACGAGCCCGTGACGGCCTACCGCACTCCCCTGATGACCCACTGGAACGCCAGGCTCGCCGACTCGGACACGACCCTGGCGGCCGTGGTCGAGCGCGTACGCTGGAGCATCGGCACCATGAGGGTGCGCCAGCCCGACATCATGGGAGGAGTTGCAGGCCCCAGGGACGTACTCGCCTCGGGGGGCGGAACGCCCGTGGAACTGCGCGTGCTCCTGGGCTCGAGCCTCAGATCGCTGGGCATCCCCGTGCGCGCCGTGCTGGGCTGGTTCCAGGGCACGGCGGGCCGCGAGGGCGGATGGCTCGAATACTGGGACGGGGCAGGATGGATCCCCGTTCCTCTTCCGTCCGACAGCCTGCCGGCGGGTTTCGACGGCCTCTCGCTCGCCGTGGCCGGCGACGAATACGTGACATCCGAACTCGTCCCCACCGGGACGATATCCTTCTCCCCCGTCGAGGGGCCTTCGGACAGCCTTCTCCTCGCAGTCTCGATCCCCTGCCCCGGCCGCTACGTCCCCCTCGACTGGGTCGAACTCGATCCGTCGCTGCCCTGCTCCATCGAAGTGGGGGAGGGCTCGTACATGGTCCATCTCTCGCGGAGGCTTCCGACGGGAGGGGTGCGCTTCGCCTCGGCGCCGGCCGGGGTCACGGCAGGAGGGGTGTTCGAGATGAGGCTGGCCGACATGGAGCTGGAACTGTGA